A genomic region of Streptomyces rimosus contains the following coding sequences:
- a CDS encoding LacI family DNA-binding transcriptional regulator, translating to MAVTLADVAARARVSAATVSRVLNGNYPVAENTRARVLRAVADLEYVVNGPASALAAATSDLVGILVNDIADPFFGIIASAVQSEMSTATGQHIGNGAHPRTGDSDTRRNPGSGPALVPAGEKLAVVCNTGGSPERELMYLTLLQRQRAAAVVLTGGAVEDAGHAAAVTAALTRLAAAGTRVVLCGRPPLGPEAGAREARATAGTRTDLEARIFQRAAHKAGAALSPVTLAFDNRGGARRLTEHLISLGHQCIGYIAGPVGRTTTRHRLEGHRAALAAHDIPDPAHRTVHGAYDRAAGYDAALELLRRDPTLTAVIAANDTAALGACAALRERGLRIPGDVSVAGFDDLPFSADAAPALTTVRLPLQEAGARAGRLAMGRETPPPGEITTLRADLMVRESTSSPYS from the coding sequence ATGGCAGTGACGCTGGCGGATGTCGCGGCGCGGGCGCGGGTCTCGGCGGCGACCGTCTCGCGCGTACTGAACGGCAACTACCCGGTTGCCGAGAACACCCGCGCCCGGGTGCTGCGCGCTGTGGCGGACCTGGAATACGTGGTCAACGGCCCGGCAAGCGCGCTGGCCGCTGCCACTTCCGACCTGGTGGGCATCCTCGTCAACGACATCGCCGACCCGTTCTTCGGAATCATCGCCTCGGCCGTGCAGTCCGAGATGAGTACCGCTACGGGGCAACACATCGGCAACGGGGCGCACCCCCGAACGGGTGACAGCGACACGCGTCGGAATCCGGGCAGCGGCCCCGCACTCGTACCGGCCGGCGAGAAACTGGCTGTGGTGTGCAACACCGGAGGCTCCCCGGAGCGTGAGCTGATGTATCTCACGCTGCTGCAGCGCCAACGCGCGGCCGCCGTCGTACTGACCGGCGGCGCGGTGGAGGACGCCGGTCACGCCGCCGCCGTAACCGCCGCGCTGACGCGTCTCGCCGCTGCCGGCACCCGGGTGGTTCTGTGTGGCCGCCCGCCTCTGGGCCCGGAGGCTGGTGCACGGGAGGCCAGGGCGACCGCCGGGACACGTACCGACCTGGAGGCGCGCATTTTCCAGCGCGCCGCCCATAAGGCCGGCGCAGCCCTCTCCCCCGTCACCCTCGCTTTCGACAACCGCGGCGGCGCCCGGCGGCTCACCGAGCACCTGATCTCGCTCGGACATCAGTGCATCGGGTACATCGCCGGGCCCGTCGGCCGCACCACCACCCGCCACCGCCTGGAGGGCCACCGCGCCGCCCTGGCCGCGCACGACATCCCGGACCCGGCCCACCGCACCGTCCACGGTGCCTACGACCGCGCCGCAGGCTACGACGCCGCGCTGGAACTGCTACGCCGCGACCCCACCTTGACGGCCGTCATCGCGGCCAACGACACCGCCGCGCTCGGCGCGTGCGCCGCCCTGCGCGAGCGCGGTCTGCGGATACCCGGCGACGTCTCCGTAGCGGGCTTCGACGACCTGCCGTTCAGCGCGGACGCCGCCCCTGCGCTCACCACCGTACGACTGCCGCTCCAGGAAGCCGGTGCACGGGCCGGACGACTGGCGATGGGCCGCGAGACGCCACCACCAGGAGAAATCACCACGCTGCGCGCGGACTTGATGGTGCGCGAGTCGACCTCTTCCCCCTACTCTTGA
- a CDS encoding Gfo/Idh/MocA family protein — protein MTRQTVRIAMNGVTGRMGYRQHLVRSILALREQGGLDLGDGTVIWPEPVLVGRAEHKLRALAERHGLEHWNTDLDAVLADDSIDIYFDAQVTAAREDAVKKAIAAGKNLYCEKPTATGLDGALELARLADEAGVKHGVVQDKLFLPGLLKLRRLVEGGFFGRILSVRGEFGYWVFEGDWQSAQRPSWNYRAEDGGGIAVDMFPHWEYVLHELFGRVRTVQAQVTTHVPRRWDESGKPYEATADDAAYGIFQLDGGIVAQINSSWAVRVHRDELVEFQVDGTEGSAVAGLRGCRVQHRAATPKPVWNPDVPTTEPFRDQWQEVPDNGAFDSGFKAQWELFLRHVVRDEPWRWDLAAGARGVQLAELGLRSSAEGRRLDVPELGR, from the coding sequence GTGACACGCCAGACCGTACGCATCGCCATGAACGGCGTGACCGGGCGCATGGGCTACCGCCAGCACTTGGTCCGTTCCATCCTCGCGCTGCGCGAACAAGGCGGCCTGGACCTCGGCGACGGCACGGTGATCTGGCCCGAGCCGGTCCTCGTCGGCCGCGCCGAGCACAAACTGCGTGCGCTGGCCGAGCGCCACGGCCTGGAGCACTGGAACACCGACCTGGACGCGGTGCTCGCGGACGACAGCATCGACATCTACTTTGACGCCCAGGTCACCGCTGCCCGCGAGGACGCGGTGAAGAAAGCGATTGCTGCCGGAAAGAATCTTTACTGCGAGAAGCCCACCGCCACCGGGCTCGACGGCGCACTGGAACTGGCGCGGCTGGCCGACGAGGCCGGCGTCAAACACGGTGTCGTCCAGGACAAACTCTTCCTGCCCGGCCTGCTCAAGCTCCGCCGCCTGGTGGAGGGTGGCTTCTTCGGCCGCATCCTGTCCGTACGGGGTGAGTTCGGTTACTGGGTCTTCGAGGGCGACTGGCAGTCGGCGCAGCGACCCTCCTGGAACTACCGCGCCGAGGACGGTGGCGGCATCGCAGTGGACATGTTCCCGCACTGGGAGTACGTCCTGCACGAGCTCTTCGGCCGCGTACGGACCGTACAGGCGCAGGTCACCACACACGTGCCGCGCCGCTGGGACGAGAGCGGCAAGCCGTACGAGGCCACCGCGGACGACGCCGCCTACGGCATTTTCCAGCTCGACGGCGGCATCGTCGCGCAGATCAACTCCTCGTGGGCGGTACGGGTACACCGGGACGAACTGGTCGAGTTCCAGGTGGACGGCACGGAGGGATCGGCCGTGGCGGGATTGCGTGGCTGCCGCGTCCAGCATCGGGCCGCGACCCCCAAGCCGGTCTGGAACCCGGACGTACCAACCACCGAGCCCTTCCGCGACCAGTGGCAGGAAGTCCCGGACAACGGGGCCTTCGACAGCGGCTTCAAGGCGCAGTGGGAGCTGTTCCTGCGTCACGTCGTACGCGACGAGCCCTGGCGCTGGGACCTGGCGGCGGGCGCGCGCGGTGTGCAGCTCGCCGAACTGGGGCTGAGGTCGTCAGCGGAAGGGCGCCGCCTGGACGTGCCGGAGCTAGGACGATGA
- a CDS encoding dihydrodipicolinate synthase family protein, protein MTDPLRTDSDSVRTAADHPHRAAPFVSRTVFAAAHVVADPFADSTPDGPAAIDWDTTLAFRHHLWSNGLGVAEAMDTAQRGMGLDWASAAELIRRSAAEAAAVGGRIACGVGTDQLGGSSASLADIKAAYEEQLSLVEGAGAQAIVMASRHLAAAATGPESYTDMYGHLLRQAAEPVILHWLGPTFDPALEGYWGSSELDIATDTFLQIIAEQPTKVDGVKVSLLDAGREVQLRRRLPDGVRCYTGDDFHYPELIAGDELGYSDALLGIFDPLASLAADAVRLLDSGDTAAFRKRLDPTVTLSRHLFQTPTRYYKTGVVLLAWLAGHQSHFTMVGGLQSARSLPHLKRAYELVDELDLFPDPELAKSRMRQLESVLGGRGA, encoded by the coding sequence ATGACCGATCCCCTTCGTACCGACTCCGACTCCGTACGGACGGCCGCGGATCACCCACACCGCGCTGCCCCCTTCGTCTCCCGTACCGTCTTCGCCGCCGCCCACGTGGTCGCTGATCCCTTCGCTGACAGCACGCCGGACGGCCCGGCCGCCATTGACTGGGACACCACCCTCGCCTTTCGCCACCACCTGTGGTCGAACGGCCTCGGCGTGGCCGAGGCCATGGACACCGCGCAGCGTGGCATGGGGCTTGACTGGGCCTCGGCGGCCGAGCTGATCCGCCGTTCCGCCGCCGAGGCAGCGGCGGTCGGTGGGCGCATCGCTTGCGGTGTCGGCACGGACCAGCTGGGAGGTTCCTCGGCGAGCCTGGCCGACATCAAGGCGGCCTACGAGGAGCAGCTGTCTCTCGTCGAGGGCGCCGGAGCGCAGGCCATCGTCATGGCGTCCCGGCATCTCGCCGCGGCAGCCACAGGCCCGGAATCGTACACGGATATGTACGGACATCTGCTGCGTCAGGCTGCCGAGCCGGTGATCCTCCACTGGCTCGGCCCGACATTTGACCCAGCCCTGGAGGGCTACTGGGGCAGCTCGGAGCTGGACATCGCCACCGACACGTTTCTACAGATCATCGCCGAGCAGCCCACCAAGGTGGACGGTGTGAAGGTGTCACTCCTGGATGCCGGCCGAGAGGTCCAGCTGCGCCGACGCCTGCCGGACGGTGTGCGGTGCTACACGGGCGACGACTTCCACTACCCCGAGTTGATCGCCGGCGACGAACTCGGCTACAGCGACGCCCTGCTGGGCATCTTCGATCCCCTCGCCTCGCTGGCGGCGGATGCCGTACGCCTGCTCGACAGCGGCGACACGGCAGCGTTCCGCAAGCGGCTGGATCCGACCGTCACACTCTCCCGGCACCTCTTCCAGACACCGACGCGTTACTACAAGACCGGTGTCGTCCTGCTGGCCTGGCTTGCTGGTCACCAATCGCACTTCACGATGGTGGGAGGCCTCCAGTCGGCCCGATCACTGCCGCACTTGAAGCGCGCGTACGAACTGGTCGACGAACTGGACCTGTTCCCGGACCCGGAACTGGCGAAGTCCCGCATGCGTCAGCTGGAATCGGTACTCGGAGGCCGCGGGGCATGA
- a CDS encoding sugar phosphate isomerase/epimerase family protein, translating to MSVEFSGGAEGPIDLFARFSLNQQTVKQWSLPELADGCARAGVRGVGLWRAPVQEYGVAAATQLVRDAGLAVTSLCRGGFFTASDPKERADALADNRAAIEEASALGTDTLVLVSGGLPPGSRDLYGARERVADALEELAPYAAEAGVRLAIEPLHPMYAADRCVVSTLAQALDLAERFPAERVGVVVDTYHLWWDDTIGSQIERAGSAGRIAAFQLADWVTPLPAGVLLGRGQLGDGAVDLRWFREQVDAAGYRGPIEVEIFNPSLWERPGAEVLAEVVERFTTHLVHIR from the coding sequence ATGAGTGTCGAATTCAGTGGCGGAGCAGAAGGACCGATCGACCTGTTCGCCCGGTTCAGTCTCAACCAGCAGACGGTCAAGCAATGGTCCCTGCCCGAACTCGCTGACGGCTGCGCCCGAGCAGGAGTGCGCGGTGTCGGCCTCTGGCGTGCTCCGGTGCAGGAGTACGGAGTGGCTGCCGCCACCCAACTCGTACGGGATGCGGGGCTGGCCGTCACGAGTCTGTGCCGCGGTGGTTTCTTCACCGCTTCCGACCCGAAGGAGCGCGCGGACGCGCTGGCAGACAACCGGGCAGCCATCGAGGAGGCGTCCGCGCTCGGCACCGACACCCTCGTCCTCGTCTCCGGCGGGCTGCCACCCGGCAGCCGTGACCTGTACGGAGCTCGCGAGCGCGTCGCCGATGCGCTGGAGGAGCTGGCCCCGTACGCGGCCGAGGCAGGAGTGCGGCTCGCGATCGAACCACTGCATCCCATGTACGCGGCGGACCGCTGCGTCGTCTCGACTCTCGCCCAAGCCCTCGACCTGGCCGAACGGTTCCCGGCCGAGCGGGTGGGCGTGGTCGTGGACACGTACCACCTGTGGTGGGACGACACGATCGGCTCGCAGATCGAACGCGCGGGAAGCGCCGGACGCATCGCCGCTTTCCAACTCGCCGACTGGGTCACGCCCTTGCCTGCGGGCGTGTTGCTCGGGCGCGGTCAACTCGGTGACGGCGCGGTGGACCTGCGGTGGTTCCGCGAGCAGGTCGACGCCGCCGGCTACCGGGGGCCTATCGAGGTCGAGATCTTCAATCCGTCGCTGTGGGAGCGGCCGGGCGCCGAAGTGCTGGCCGAAGTCGTCGAGCGGTTCACCACTCACCTCGTGCACATTAGGTAA
- the recD2 gene encoding SF1B family DNA helicase RecD2, giving the protein MFNAAVVEGVLERITYANEETGYTVARLDTGNSGDLLTVVGSLLGAQPGESLRLEGRWGSHPQYGRQFTVENYTTVLPATIQGIRRYLGSGLIKGIGPVMADRIAEYFGLDTLDVIEQEPKRLVEVPGLGPKRMKRIADAWEEQKAIKEVMVFLQGVGVSTSIAVRIYKKYGDASISVVKNEPYRLAADVWGIGFLTADRIAQAIGIPQDSPERVKAGLQYALSQSTDQGHCYLPEEELIAASVKLLHVDTGLVIDCLGELAANPEGVVRETVPAPDGGDPITAVYLVPFHRAETSLASQLLRLLGTSEDRMPSFQTVHWDKALAWLAERTKASLASEQEAAVRLALTEKVAVLTGGPGCGKSFTVRSIVELARAKKAKVVLAAPTGRAAKRLSELTGVEASTVHRLLELKPGGDAAYDKDRPLDADLVVVDEASMLDLLLANKLIKAVPPGAHLLLVGDVDQLPSVGAGEVLRDLLAERCPVPSVRLTRIFRQAQQSGVVTNAHRINVGVLPITEGMTDFYLFPEEDSEEAGRVAVDVVARRIPAKFGLDPRRDVQVLTPMHRGPAGAGTLNGLLQQALTPARPDVPERRVGGRVFRVGDKVTQIRNNYEKGDNGVFNGTVGVVTKINSDEQWLTVLTDEDEEISYDFDELDELAHAYAVTIHRSQGSEYPAVVIPVTTGAWMMLQRNLLYTGVTRAKRLVVLVGSRKALGQAVRTVSAGRRWTALRHRLAGAVRGHLFPKRGEGEQDGQLERH; this is encoded by the coding sequence ATGTTCAATGCAGCCGTGGTCGAAGGGGTCCTGGAGCGGATCACCTACGCCAATGAGGAGACCGGTTACACGGTTGCGCGTCTGGACACGGGCAACTCCGGTGACCTCCTCACTGTCGTCGGGTCGCTGCTGGGCGCACAGCCGGGGGAGTCGCTGCGTCTGGAGGGCCGTTGGGGCTCCCACCCGCAGTACGGACGGCAGTTCACCGTCGAGAACTACACCACCGTCCTGCCCGCCACGATCCAGGGCATACGGCGCTACCTCGGCTCCGGCCTGATCAAGGGCATCGGCCCGGTCATGGCCGACCGCATCGCCGAGTACTTCGGCCTGGACACACTCGACGTCATCGAGCAGGAGCCGAAGCGCCTCGTCGAGGTGCCCGGCCTCGGCCCGAAGCGTATGAAGCGGATCGCCGACGCCTGGGAAGAGCAGAAGGCGATCAAGGAGGTTATGGTCTTCCTCCAAGGGGTGGGCGTCTCCACCTCCATCGCGGTGCGCATCTACAAGAAGTACGGCGATGCCTCGATCTCCGTCGTCAAGAACGAGCCCTACCGCCTCGCCGCCGACGTGTGGGGCATCGGCTTCCTGACCGCCGACCGCATCGCCCAGGCCATCGGCATCCCGCAGGACAGCCCGGAGCGGGTCAAGGCGGGTCTGCAGTACGCCCTCTCGCAATCCACCGACCAGGGGCACTGTTACCTCCCGGAGGAGGAACTGATCGCCGCCTCGGTCAAGTTGCTGCATGTCGACACAGGCCTGGTCATCGACTGCCTCGGGGAGCTGGCGGCGAATCCGGAGGGTGTGGTCCGCGAGACCGTGCCCGCCCCGGACGGCGGGGACCCCATCACCGCCGTCTACCTGGTCCCCTTCCACCGGGCCGAGACCTCCCTGGCCTCCCAACTGCTGCGGCTGCTGGGCACGAGCGAGGACCGGATGCCGTCGTTCCAGACCGTGCATTGGGACAAGGCGTTGGCCTGGCTCGCCGAGCGTACGAAGGCCAGCCTGGCGTCGGAGCAGGAGGCCGCCGTACGGCTGGCACTCACGGAGAAGGTCGCGGTGCTGACCGGCGGCCCGGGGTGCGGAAAGTCCTTCACGGTCCGCTCGATCGTGGAGCTGGCCCGCGCCAAGAAGGCCAAGGTGGTCCTCGCGGCCCCCACCGGCCGGGCCGCCAAACGTCTCTCGGAGCTGACGGGCGTCGAGGCGTCCACGGTGCACCGGCTGCTGGAGCTCAAACCGGGCGGGGACGCCGCGTACGACAAGGACCGCCCGTTGGACGCCGACCTGGTCGTGGTCGACGAAGCGTCCATGCTCGACCTGCTGCTCGCCAACAAGCTGATCAAGGCGGTGCCGCCGGGCGCCCACCTCCTCCTGGTGGGAGACGTGGATCAGTTGCCCTCGGTGGGCGCGGGTGAGGTGCTGCGCGATCTGCTCGCCGAGCGCTGCCCGGTCCCGTCCGTACGGCTGACCCGGATCTTCCGCCAGGCCCAGCAGTCGGGCGTGGTCACGAACGCCCACCGCATCAACGTGGGTGTGCTGCCGATCACGGAGGGCATGACCGATTTCTACCTCTTCCCCGAGGAGGATTCCGAGGAGGCCGGGCGGGTCGCGGTCGATGTGGTGGCCCGCCGTATCCCGGCGAAGTTCGGCCTGGACCCGCGCCGGGACGTGCAGGTGCTCACTCCGATGCACCGTGGCCCGGCCGGTGCCGGCACGCTGAACGGACTCCTCCAGCAGGCCCTCACCCCGGCCCGGCCGGACGTGCCGGAGCGGCGTGTCGGCGGCCGGGTATTTCGGGTGGGCGACAAGGTGACGCAGATCCGCAACAACTATGAGAAGGGCGACAACGGCGTCTTCAACGGCACCGTCGGCGTCGTCACCAAGATCAACTCGGATGAGCAGTGGCTGACGGTGCTCACGGACGAGGACGAGGAGATCTCCTACGATTTCGACGAGCTGGACGAGCTGGCTCACGCTTACGCGGTGACCATCCACCGCTCCCAGGGCAGCGAATATCCGGCGGTGGTGATTCCGGTCACCACCGGCGCATGGATGATGCTGCAGCGGAACCTGCTCTATACGGGTGTTACGCGGGCAAAGCGACTGGTGGTGCTGGTCGGCTCCCGTAAGGCTCTGGGGCAGGCTGTACGCACCGTATCCGCCGGGCGGAGGTGGACCGCGCTACGTCACCGACTCGCAGGCGCAGTGCGTGGTCACCTCTTCCCCAAACGGGGCGAAGGGGAGCAGGATGGGCAGCTGGAGCGGCACTGA
- a CDS encoding citrate synthase, with product MSDNSVVLRYGDGEYSYPVVESSVGDKGFDISKLRAQTGLVTLDSGYGNTAAYKSAITYLDGENGILRYRGYPIEQLAERSTFVETAYLLINGELPTVDQLANFKQDITYHTLLHEDVKRFFDGFPRDAHPMAMLSSVVSALSTFYQDSHNPFDERQRHISTIRLLAKLPTIAAYAYKKSVGHPVVYPRNDLGYVENFLRMTFSVPAAEYELDPVVVSALDKLLILHADHEQNCSTSTVRLVGSSQANLFASISAGINALWGPLHGGANQSVLEMLEGIQRDGGDVDSFIRKVKNKEDGVKLMGFGHRVYKNFDPRAKIIKAAAHDVLSALGKSDELLEIALKLEEHALSDDYFVERKLYPNVDFYTGLIYRAMGFPTEMFTVLFALGRLPGWIAQWHEMIKEPGSRIGRPRQIYTGIVERDFVPVEER from the coding sequence GTGAGCGACAACTCTGTAGTACTGCGTTACGGGGACGGCGAATACAGCTACCCGGTCGTCGAGAGCAGCGTCGGCGACAAGGGCTTCGACATCTCGAAGCTGCGCGCCCAGACCGGTCTGGTGACCCTGGATTCCGGTTATGGCAACACTGCCGCGTACAAATCCGCGATCACCTATCTGGACGGTGAGAACGGGATCCTCCGGTACCGCGGCTACCCGATCGAGCAGCTCGCAGAGCGCAGCACGTTCGTCGAGACCGCCTACCTGCTGATCAACGGTGAGCTGCCCACCGTGGACCAGCTGGCGAACTTCAAGCAGGACATCACCTACCACACCCTGCTCCACGAGGACGTCAAGCGGTTCTTCGACGGCTTCCCGCGGGACGCCCACCCGATGGCGATGCTGTCCTCGGTGGTCAGCGCGCTGTCGACGTTCTACCAGGACAGCCACAACCCGTTCGACGAGCGGCAGCGCCACATCTCGACGATCCGGCTGCTGGCCAAGCTGCCGACGATCGCGGCGTACGCGTACAAGAAGTCGGTCGGCCACCCGGTGGTCTACCCGCGCAACGACCTCGGCTACGTCGAGAACTTCCTGCGTATGACCTTCTCGGTGCCGGCCGCCGAGTACGAGCTCGACCCGGTCGTGGTCAGCGCCCTGGACAAGCTGCTGATCCTGCACGCGGACCACGAGCAGAACTGCTCGACCTCCACCGTGCGCCTGGTCGGCTCCTCGCAGGCGAACCTGTTCGCCTCGATCTCGGCCGGCATCAACGCGCTGTGGGGCCCGCTGCACGGCGGCGCCAACCAGTCCGTGCTGGAGATGCTGGAGGGCATCCAGCGCGACGGCGGCGACGTCGACTCCTTCATCCGCAAGGTGAAGAACAAGGAAGACGGCGTGAAGCTCATGGGCTTCGGGCACCGCGTCTACAAGAACTTCGACCCCCGGGCGAAGATCATCAAGGCGGCGGCGCACGACGTCCTCTCGGCGCTCGGCAAGTCCGACGAGCTGCTGGAGATCGCGCTCAAGCTGGAGGAGCACGCGCTGTCCGACGACTACTTCGTCGAGCGCAAGCTCTACCCGAACGTGGACTTCTACACCGGTCTGATCTACCGGGCCATGGGCTTCCCGACCGAGATGTTCACCGTGCTCTTCGCGCTCGGCCGGCTGCCCGGCTGGATCGCCCAGTGGCACGAGATGATCAAGGAGCCGGGTTCGCGTATCGGCCGCCCGCGCCAGATCTACACCGGCATCGTCGAGCGCGACTTCGTCCCGGTCGAGGAGCGCTGA
- a CDS encoding heavy metal translocating P-type ATPase, whose product MTGTTTQARVELAIGGMTCASCAARVEKKLNRLPGVSATVNFATEKARVEYGDGVSVDDLIATVEKTGYTAQRPTPAEPARTAPANAPEAVDRADTENGADDHDRELAGLRQRLTVSVVLAVPVVLLSMVPSFQFDNWQWLCLTLAAPVVVWGAFPFHRATWTNLRHGAATMDTLVSLGTLAAFGWSLWALFFGDAGGPGMRHGFDLTVARTEGSSAIYLEAAAGVTAFLLLGRYLEARSKRKAGAALRALLELGAKDVAVLRDGREVRVPVEQLAVGDRFVVRPGEKIATDGTVVEGRAAVDASMLTGESVPVDVAPGDDVTGATVNTSGRLVIEASRVGGDTQLARMAALVEAAQSGKASVQRLADRVSAVFVPVVLVIAAGTLAGWLLATGDATASFTAAVAVLIIACPCALGLATPTALMVGTGRGAQLGILIKGPEVLESTRRIDTVVLDKTGTVTTGRMSLYEAVPAPGVAEEDLLRLAGALEHSSEHPIARAIAEGARERLRELPEPENFENVAGLGVRGVVDGHSVLVGRERLLRQETEETFTAGGLPEALAAARDAAEAAGRTAVLVAWDGQPRGLLSVADTVKEGSAEAVRRLRALGLSPVLLTGDNKAVADAVAAEVDIDEVIAEVLPEDKVAVVERLRGEGRSVAMVGDGVNDAAALAAADLGLAMGTGTDAAMEAGDLTLVRGDLRVAADAIRLARRTLATIKGNLFWAFGYNVAAVPLAAAGLLNPMIAGAAMAFSSVFVVSNSLRLRRFR is encoded by the coding sequence ATGACCGGTACGACCACGCAGGCGCGGGTCGAGCTCGCCATCGGCGGCATGACCTGCGCCTCGTGCGCGGCGCGCGTGGAGAAGAAGCTGAACCGGTTGCCGGGTGTCAGCGCCACCGTGAACTTCGCCACCGAGAAGGCGCGGGTCGAGTACGGCGACGGGGTGTCCGTGGACGACCTGATCGCGACGGTCGAGAAGACGGGCTACACGGCACAGCGGCCGACGCCGGCCGAGCCTGCGAGAACAGCACCCGCTAACGCGCCCGAAGCCGTCGACAGAGCCGACACCGAGAACGGCGCTGATGACCACGACCGGGAGTTGGCCGGGCTACGCCAGCGGCTGACCGTATCCGTGGTCCTGGCCGTTCCCGTCGTCCTGCTGTCGATGGTGCCCTCCTTCCAGTTCGACAACTGGCAGTGGCTGTGCCTGACGCTGGCCGCGCCCGTCGTGGTCTGGGGCGCGTTCCCCTTCCACCGGGCCACCTGGACGAATCTACGGCACGGCGCCGCCACGATGGACACTCTGGTCTCCCTCGGCACGCTCGCCGCCTTCGGCTGGTCGCTGTGGGCGCTGTTCTTCGGCGACGCGGGTGGCCCCGGTATGCGGCACGGTTTCGACCTCACCGTGGCCCGTACCGAAGGTTCCTCCGCCATCTACCTGGAGGCCGCGGCCGGTGTGACGGCATTCCTGCTGCTCGGCCGTTACCTGGAGGCCCGTTCCAAGCGGAAGGCGGGCGCCGCGCTGCGAGCGCTGCTGGAGCTGGGCGCGAAGGACGTGGCGGTGCTGCGGGACGGGCGCGAGGTCCGCGTGCCCGTGGAGCAGCTGGCTGTCGGCGACCGGTTCGTCGTACGCCCCGGTGAGAAGATCGCCACGGACGGCACGGTCGTCGAAGGCCGAGCCGCGGTGGACGCTTCGATGCTGACCGGCGAATCGGTGCCGGTCGACGTGGCTCCCGGTGACGATGTGACGGGCGCGACGGTGAACACCAGCGGCCGGTTGGTGATCGAGGCGTCCCGGGTCGGCGGCGACACGCAGCTGGCGCGGATGGCCGCGCTGGTCGAGGCGGCGCAGAGCGGCAAGGCCAGTGTGCAGCGGCTCGCCGACCGGGTCTCGGCCGTGTTCGTGCCCGTCGTGCTGGTGATCGCGGCCGGCACGCTGGCCGGGTGGCTGCTGGCGACCGGCGATGCGACCGCGTCCTTCACGGCCGCCGTCGCCGTACTGATCATTGCTTGTCCTTGCGCGCTCGGTCTCGCGACGCCGACCGCCTTGATGGTCGGTACGGGCCGCGGCGCGCAGCTCGGCATTCTGATCAAGGGTCCTGAGGTCCTGGAGTCGACTCGCCGCATCGATACCGTCGTGCTGGACAAGACCGGCACGGTGACCACCGGCCGGATGAGCCTGTACGAGGCCGTACCGGCACCGGGCGTCGCCGAGGAGGATCTGCTTCGGCTGGCAGGCGCGCTGGAGCACTCGTCGGAGCACCCGATCGCGCGTGCCATCGCGGAAGGGGCCCGCGAGCGCTTGCGCGAGCTGCCGGAGCCGGAGAACTTCGAGAACGTAGCGGGTCTGGGCGTACGGGGCGTGGTGGACGGCCACAGCGTCCTCGTCGGGCGCGAGCGGCTGCTGCGCCAGGAGACCGAGGAAACTTTTACGGCCGGAGGCCTGCCCGAGGCGCTGGCCGCCGCCAGGGACGCCGCTGAAGCAGCGGGGCGGACGGCGGTGCTCGTCGCCTGGGACGGGCAGCCACGCGGCCTGCTGTCGGTCGCCGACACCGTCAAGGAGGGCAGCGCCGAGGCGGTCCGCCGGCTGCGCGCGCTGGGGCTTTCTCCCGTACTGCTGACAGGGGACAACAAAGCGGTGGCCGATGCGGTGGCGGCGGAGGTCGACATCGACGAGGTGATCGCGGAAGTGCTGCCGGAGGACAAGGTCGCGGTCGTCGAGCGGCTGCGGGGCGAAGGCCGCAGCGTGGCGATGGTCGGCGACGGCGTCAACGATGCCGCCGCCCTGGCCGCCGCGGACCTGGGGCTGGCGATGGGGACCGGTACGGACGCCGCCATGGAGGCCGGAGACCTCACCCTCGTACGCGGTGACCTGCGGGTCGCGGCCGACGCCATCCGGCTGGCCCGCCGGACGCTCGCCACGATCAAAGGAAATCTCTTCTGGGCCTTCGGCTACAACGTCGCGGCGGTGCCGCTCGCGGCGGCCGGGCTGCTCAATCCGATGATCGCGGGGGCGGCTATGGCCTTCTCCTCGGTCTTCGTGGTCAGTAACAGCCTCAGGTTGCGGCGCTTCCGGTGA
- a CDS encoding heavy-metal-associated domain-containing protein — MTAEATNGSCCSSEGTCHSGAADVQVGDVTTTYKVSGMTCGHCEGAVSSEISEIPGVHSVQASASTGLVTVVSKAPLDESAVRAAVDEAGYELDGLAA; from the coding sequence ATGACTGCCGAAGCGACCAACGGCTCCTGCTGCTCCTCCGAGGGCACCTGCCACTCGGGGGCCGCCGACGTCCAGGTCGGCGACGTCACCACCACGTACAAGGTCAGCGGCATGACCTGTGGCCACTGCGAAGGCGCCGTCTCCTCCGAGATCTCGGAGATCCCGGGCGTGCACTCGGTTCAGGCGTCCGCCTCCACCGGTCTGGTGACCGTCGTTTCCAAGGCGCCGCTGGACGAGTCGGCCGTACGCGCGGCGGTCGACGAGGCGGGCTACGAACTCGACGGTCTGGCGGCCTGA